One stretch of Cryptosporangium aurantiacum DNA includes these proteins:
- a CDS encoding flavin reductase family protein: protein MRDGSAMRAVAGAAPRDLRNVYGAFPSGVVGLCAVVDGVPVGMAASSFVAVSMEPALVAVCVQHTSTTWPRLRDRPFVGVSVLGESHDLAARRLAAKTGDRFEGLTVGTTQGGAVLIEGASAWLECTVEREVPAGDHNIVLLRIEAFDVEPAVAPLVFHSSGFRRLSA from the coding sequence ATGAGGGACGGCTCCGCGATGAGGGCGGTCGCCGGGGCAGCACCCCGGGACCTGCGGAACGTCTACGGCGCGTTTCCGAGCGGCGTGGTCGGGCTGTGCGCGGTCGTGGACGGCGTCCCGGTCGGCATGGCGGCCAGCAGCTTCGTCGCGGTGTCGATGGAGCCGGCGCTGGTGGCGGTCTGCGTCCAGCACACGTCGACGACCTGGCCGCGGCTGCGCGACCGGCCGTTCGTCGGGGTCAGCGTGCTGGGGGAGTCGCACGACCTCGCCGCCCGTCGGCTGGCGGCGAAGACCGGTGACCGGTTCGAGGGGTTGACGGTCGGCACCACCCAGGGTGGTGCGGTGCTGATCGAGGGCGCCAGCGCCTGGCTGGAGTGCACGGTCGAGCGGGAGGTCCCGGCCGGCGACCACAACATCGTGCTGCTGCGGATCGAGGCGTTCGACGTCGAGCCGGCCGTGGCGCCGCTGGTGTTCCACTCCAGCGGTTTCCGGCGCCTCTCGGCCTGA
- a CDS encoding SCO4225 family membrane protein, whose translation MRILRLAFGNWFSRAYLAGVAVVAALVTVSLVTWDQPDANLAAVWLIFVTLPFSFLGVLAPDSAAGPALLGGVALGAFVNAVLIGGLVSLVRRRPAH comes from the coding sequence ATGCGAATTCTTCGACTCGCCTTCGGTAACTGGTTCTCCCGCGCCTACCTGGCGGGCGTCGCGGTGGTGGCCGCGCTGGTCACCGTCAGCCTGGTGACCTGGGACCAGCCGGACGCCAACCTGGCAGCCGTCTGGTTGATCTTCGTCACGCTGCCGTTCTCGTTCCTCGGCGTGCTCGCGCCGGACTCGGCCGCCGGTCCGGCGTTGCTCGGTGGCGTGGCTCTCGGGGCGTTCGTCAACGCGGTCCTGATCGGTGGGTTGGTCTCGCTGGTCAGGCGTCGCCCGGCCCACTGA
- a CDS encoding NADPH-dependent FMN reductase, with protein MKVAVVAGNPKPQSRTLDAATRVARELTGQDPDVVVDVVTLGAGLLGWGDAGVAAAVESVRSADVAVVASPTFKATYTGVLKLFLDQFATAEGLAGVVAVPVMLGAGPGHAMAPDLLLKPVLVELGASCPTPGLYLIDSTYTESSAIADYAKRWSGAVAGTVSGLR; from the coding sequence ATGAAGGTGGCAGTGGTCGCTGGAAACCCGAAGCCGCAGTCGCGGACGCTCGACGCCGCCACCCGGGTCGCCCGCGAACTGACCGGCCAGGACCCGGACGTCGTCGTGGACGTCGTCACGCTCGGCGCCGGGCTGCTCGGCTGGGGCGACGCCGGGGTGGCCGCCGCGGTCGAGTCGGTGCGGTCGGCGGACGTCGCGGTCGTCGCCAGCCCGACGTTCAAGGCCACCTACACCGGAGTGCTCAAGCTGTTCCTCGACCAGTTCGCCACCGCCGAGGGCCTGGCGGGTGTGGTCGCGGTACCGGTGATGCTCGGGGCGGGTCCCGGCCACGCGATGGCCCCGGACCTGCTGCTCAAGCCGGTGCTCGTCGAGCTCGGGGCGTCCTGCCCGACGCCAGGCCTGTACCTGATCGACTCGACCTACACCGAGAGCTCCGCGATTGCGGACTACGCCAAGCGGTGGTCGGGCGCGGTGGCAGGCACCGTCTCCGGCCTGCGATGA